The following DNA comes from Nicotiana sylvestris chromosome 10, ASM39365v2, whole genome shotgun sequence.
ACGGActagctagttttcggactgatcattaaaaatagtcagcatttgcaaagtcattaaaaaatagccactattttgctgcaacacagaaagttccagcataatatactggagatcagtgcacctgtgtatgaacttccagcatattatgctggaactccaacacgcgaaaagttccagtataatatacttgaGACTAGAGCACtgatgctccaatctccagtatattaggTTGGACCGGTATATTTTACTGGAAATCCAGTATAATTTCgtattttgaacagtgttttcgttcagatttttCCTTACATGAAAAGTGGCATTTCGATAATTTTTGAAACTGTGGCAATTTTGAATGATcatttgtaaatctggctatttttgaatttctccccaaaaaaatattatatttctATATTTAGAGACAATATAACTTAGACTTTCTATTTTATCCTTATTGAGATTATTTATAGTCACACAATAGTTTATGGTTTCTCTTTTAGATTACAAGTCAAACAAAGCTACATAAACTGGGACGGAGGAAAATACCGACATATAATCGTTCGCGATAGTTGGATTAATGACTTGAAAAATAAGACATGCTTACATGATGTTAAAAAACACTAATACAAATTCATACACTAACCacatatataacttaaatcctttATAAATAGCAATACATCAAGATTCATCTTTCTGATCAGTTCTTTATTCAAGAAATGGCCTTCCAATTCAAGAATCAAAACCCTAAACAAACTCACCACAATATGTCATCTATATACTCTAGCCCATTCAACCAAATGGAAAACCCTGCCTTATTATCATTGCTCCAACTTAGTACCacaaatcatcatcatcatcagaatcATAGTAGTAAAAACAATAGAGACACCAAGAAAAGTAgaaaatcctcaagtagtggtgGTGGCATTCTTCGTATGTTTAAACTCCTTCCCATGTTAACAACTGGttgcaaaatggtagccttattaGGTCGTCCAAGGAAGCCAATGTTAACTGATAAAGCAACCACAGGGACTttatttggttacaaaaaaggcAGAGTTAGTCTAGCTATTCAAGAAGATCCACACCGTCTTCCCATTTTCGTGATCGAGTTGCCGATGCTCACCGGAGTTTTTCACAAAGAAATGGGATCAGATATAGTAAGATTGGCTCTTGAAAGTGAGACAAAGACACCTAAGAAGAAGGTATTGGAGGAGTTTGTTTGGGCTGTTTATTGTAATGGTAGAAAATTTGGGTATTCTATAAGGAGGAAAAATATGACAGATGATGAAGTTCATGTTATGCAACTACTGAGAGGTGTTTCAATGGGTGCAGGTGTTCTTCCTTGTCCACCTGATCAGAAAGAGAGTGCTGCTGATGGAGAAATGACTTATATGAGAGTAAGATTTGATAGGGTGGTTGGATCAAAAGATTCAGAAGCTTTTTACATGATAAATCCTGATGGTGCATCTGGCCAAGAATTGAGTATTTTCTTTGTTAGAGTTCATTGAAACTTAAAGAATATAGTAGTTTGCATGATAGATCACCAAGAAGTGTAATGGGATAGTTCGGATTCCTTCATTAGGTCTCGGATTTGAGCCCTGATAATGAAAAACATAGCTTCTTGATAGGAAATGCTTTAACTTCCTGCGTAAAGATTCCAAACGTAAATCCAAATTAGTCGAGTCAGCCAGTGGTTCGTAAACCCTTGAAGGTTTAGGTAATTAAATTCTTTTGCCCTCTATTTTGTTTCTAGAGTTAGTAGAATGTCTAGAACACAAGGTGATATGAATTGGTTTGAGTTGTATTTGCCTCGAAAATAGAGGGAAAAAATACTTTATCTAGATTTCTACCATCCGTTAAGTTTTTTTATTTGGAAAATTTGCAGTTTTCGTGTTTAACGTATATAAtacttcaaaaaaaaaacttaggTGCACCGATTGTGAAAATTGATGACATGGAATTATTGAAACTTGGAAAGGTGAAAATGAAGAACAAAGAAACATCAATTCTCGTTAGAAGTTCAGGTACATGACTGTGTCTGTTAGGTTCATTCAAGCCCACTACCAAGAGTTATAGTGGAGTGATGAGCATGGGCGGAGCCACAGTGTTGGATGCGGGTTTGGCCGAACCAGTAGCTTTTGTTCATGCTTAGAGGTCTTAGATTCAAGGCTTGATTTTGGAGTCATCTTTATTAGGCAGCGATTCCCTGCACGAATCCGGATTTATAAGTAAAGGCCCGATGCAGGTACCGAAAGTTTTGAAACCGAAAAAAATTCATCTAAGGCATATTTTGAAAAGTAGCTGCCCAAAACATGAGCAACGTAACCGTCtgttttttgtttttaattttgtTGCTTTCTTTTGTTTCGtgtgtttgttttcttttcttgtgTTTTTTTTCTATATAAGTTGCCAAAATTGCAGAATGAGTTATCCTGCAAATTTGATTAATCGCAACATCTTCATTgatattactaatttaatttcaAAAGTGCTTCCTACCTAGCAGTATCCAGCATAAGGTTCATAATCTCGCCCTCTCACTGCAACAAGAGAAAAGGTAGAAAAAACTGCAGCATTTATAAGAAAATTTTATATTTGAACTTGTTTTAAAGACTTACCCATTCAGAGGcgaatttaggatttttaaaataTGGGTGCActactaaaaaaaagaaaaaaaaatattttaagtgGGAATTGATCCTTGTTCTTCAAGGTAAATAACTTATCTTTGAACCACTCAGTCTTTTTGGAGCATGTGTGCCAATAGATAATATCACACCAATTCTAGagaatatgtacataaaataccTAGTTTGACCATGGTTTCACGTCATTGGCGGAGCCAGGatttgaaagatttgaagttCATGGGTTCGGAGATTCTAATCATTTAAGTTACTGAATTTGAAatgaataatttatacatattcaataaatttttaaaaataaatataggGTTTGAACCAAAGCTATTGGGTTCGGTCGAACTCAAAGGGAACATGCTGACTCCACCCCTGGTTCACGTGCCCCATATTTTAGGCCTAGATCCGCCCTGCTTACAATCTCATAGAACTCATGCAAATTTAACAAAAAATTGATATAATGGAAGTAAAaaaatatctctctctctctctctatatatatatatatcaattatTTTGCGATTAAGTTTCTATATTTATATGTTTACTTTAAGTCTTACCTTTTCCTAGCTAGAAGTCTTTCTGATTATAGAtgttttgttttctgttttcacaaatcaaaaacgattaaaacttctacaaatcttctgcaaaaaacgcaattatgtcaaaaatcccgATTATGCTACAATTTTGTGATTCTCCTATATGCTCTTGTTGCTCCTTACGAAACTGCTATGCTAAATATGGAATCCAGAAAAATATGCTGAAGGATAGATCTTTctaagaaattttgtagataatttgcaGAAACAttgaaattttgtagataatttgtagaaacattgaaattctgtattttcatattaatttttcaaatgatatgtagttttggtgtagattaaatgtagaaaacaagccattgtaagtcttatttgactcattcctcacattcaacctattctacaaattcacgtctctttaaatacaatacaaccatactttcttgaatttacaggtatagcaatatatataacttaaaaaacatcttctcctctacacaagttagctccaaaacagacgaAGTGGTATAACAAGTTCTcatcaaaacttttaacacaaaaacacaaagctcaaaaataaataaataatagtcTACAATtcttctacaatttatctacaatttctgcaatataatgtatgtcatatcttcttcttcgagtttaaatctgaaattcagccaaaaccaagtctaatcttcaccaaaacccctcaaaattgataTATAAACTCCAAACTATATCCCCAATTATTTacacaacacccaatccaaacaaataatgatttttaaaaacccaaattagaattcaaagcttcaaagctttttaatggctgtcaatggtggaattgctgctctcttatcctttcctcttatattactgaaatttgggattgcgagatagagagagacgtagagagaattctcaattctttgcaacaacatccaatccaaacaaacaatgtcttttgaaaacccaaattcgaattcaaaaccTTGGCTATGGAAGAAATAATGGGATTTTGATACAGAAATCGTGGGTGTGGGAGGGAAACGTGGGTGAGGGTGTGGGaattggagagagaaacgtgaGGGGAGTGGTATTAAAAGGAATATACGGTACCATTAAATTAGGAGTGTAATTACCCTTAAAAACCACTAATGGTATATAATTGGTAATCAaatatactaaatgtaattatatcaaaccttaaacattgagggtaatatagtttcctatatggcatAGAAATGTAAAAATTCCAATTGAGATGTAattattgttattgttttctCCCAAATGAGTTGTGATTTCATTTTCATATAACTAGATTACGACTGTGCCCTGCTTCTTTTGCTGTCAGTCGTAGATGGGATAAGACTCTTTTAACTGTGAACCCAAAATCTTGGCATTAACGTGGCCAAGGGGCCGATTCACCTTTACAATAGTGCTGGGTGAGAATTAAATTTTTATGGAAATAAATGTATATGTATTAGTACGTAATTAAGTTCTCATTATCTAGTAAaatctcactagtggggtctggggagggtagtgtgtacgcagaccttactcctactcCGAAGAAGTAGAAAGGTTGTTTccggaagaccctcggctcaagaaaacaaaaaggcaaaaggagacaatattaaTATCACCATAaaaatcataggaaaaataggaacaacatgaaattcagaagaaagatgcaaagcaaaagcgtTAGCTAGTAAATATGTCCTGTATTGAAAAGTGAAATAGTAAGAAACAACATTGTCTCTAGCTATCTTACACAAAAACCCTACCAGACTAGTCTCACAAAGGTACGAAGTAAAGCAAGACTCGCATATCTCCTAACCTACGACCCTAATACTCAACCTCCacatcttcctatcaagtgtcatgtcctcggaaatctgaagtctcGCGATATCCTGTCTTATCACTTCTCTCCAATATTTCTTAGGCTGCCTTCTACCTCTTCGCatgccctccacaaccagccgctcacaccttcttaccggagcatctgggcttctccgctgaacatgcccgaaccatctgagcctcgcttcccgcatcttgtcatcaatgggggccacgtgcaccttctcccgaatatcatcatttctaatcttatcaaTCTTaatgtgcccgcacatccacctcaacatcctcatttctgctactttcatattccggatatgtgagttcttaacatgccaacactcagccccatacatcatggccgaTCTAACCACtcctttatagaacttaccttttagtatcggtggcactctcttgtcacaggactccagatgctaaccatGAGCTATATATACTATGCATGCACCGACTTAAAAACAATTATAGAAATTCCTTGGTGCGGTCAATATTTTATCTTTAAATGCATTGCCCAAATTCAACACCAAAAATATCAAGGTCGATTGTATTTAATTGCCAAAGGTCACGTTCACATCCTCTTACATATCAACATTGTGTTATGTTAGTTGTACTAAATCGATCTTTGGCATATTTTGttgaaaagaaagtgaatagtATCTCAACAGAGTAGTCTCTCATTAGTTAGTTAAAAACACCTTAAACACAAAATTTACTACCTTTAACTTTACAACTTTAAGTATGAAAAGAATTACTACCTTCATCCAAAATATAGCCATTttacattctttaaacataaacaTGTGATGTCGAGAACACAAATGAAAGAACATATTACAAGTATTCTCTATTTCACCTAGTCTAATATGTACACAAGTTCTTTCATATTTTCTTGCTTTATGATCTTATACACAAAGTTATAGGTTTGGGATTTCCTTTCCTTGAATCCTGCAGTTGAAAACATAAGCACTTCTGTTTTCAGGTCCGGGAAGCAAATTACTATTGGGATTGTTTGAGGAGCCAGCTGCAAATGAACTGGGATTCAGCTCCAGCGAAGAAATACAAGGAAGCATTTCGAGTGTAGAACGAGGAGAGTGGTGAGAAGTTGCTCCGTAGTCGCAGGTTACAGAATGTGATCTGTGGCTTGTTTCGCTGAAACAGAAACACAAGTTCCCTTTGCATAAGATAAGCATCATGGTCAATGGAGACAACTCAAACAAATTGATTGGAACGATCGATGTTAATACCAGAAAACAAGGATGATAGATGATTTCATAGGATATAGAGTACTGTTGACAGAAACCAAACAtttataaaagaaaatgaaaaggacTCGAGAAAATCACTATTACCCGTTACATAGAGATTTTGCTTGCCTAGATGATGTTCCTGGTGAAAGTAGATTAAGTTCCTTACTCAAGTTTGTTGGGTCTTTTGGACTCTGCAAAATATCATGAAAAGTTAATGGATTGAAACCACTTGAATAACACTATTTAAGCGTTATTAACGGAAAATGGATGAAGTCTAACTATGATGAAAGGAAAACAATCAAACTAATAAAAGCTCGATAAACAAAAGAGAAATCAATATCAAATACCAATATGTTAAACATTAAACAGCTTGTAAAACTCACATGTAATTTCATCCTAGAGAAATCTTCTGAGCAACCTGAAATAGTAGCACTATGCTCACGTGAACTAGTATTACCTAAGAAAGGATGCTCAAGTAGCAACAGAGCTGTCGGCCGATCTGCAGGTTTTCTCTGAAAGCAGCACCTGAGGAAATCCTTTCCTTCCGAAGATAACGTTTCTGGTACAGGTGGTGATTTGTTCAGTGCACTGAACATAGCTTTCACCTAAAACGTGACAAAAAACCAGACACAGTTTCTTTAGACATCACTACTGGAATAACTAAAAATTGGACTTCCAGCCTCTTCATTGAGATTGGGCCAGTTGACCAATGATTATATCATCTCAGGCTGTGAAGCTATTATGTGGCAACCTAATGGATAAAAGTTTATTAAAACAGTTTACCCCGTCTAATCCACTCCAAGGGGGCTGTCCAGTGTACATCTCAATGACAGTACAACCCAGACTCCATATATCAATAGCACAGGCAAGCTCTGGATTGGCATCTTTGCGTAACATAGCCTGCATTACCTGcacacaatgaaaaggaaaacCTTAAGAACAAGCAAAAGGAAACAGCTAGCCAGTGTATAGAACGCAGCTTCAGAATACCTCTGGAGCCATCCAGTGAGGGCTCCCTTTCAGAGATAGATCAGTTGCACACGCTGAGAGCTGAGAAATAAGAGAAGCAGAATCATAATACTGCATAAATGATAAATGACTGAAATAATTAAAATGCAAGAAAGTTTACGTTGTAACTAGAATCTAAACCAGCATATAACACGTGATAGACAATTATGTCACCAACCAGCTACATCAAAGGCACATTTTCAAGTTCTGGTGTATGCTAAAGCATGTTACATCACTTCCTCCGCAAGAGATGTTATATGACTATATTTGGAGTTCATGTGCTTGTTTCAAATGTAGTTGTTCCTCATTGTTCGCATCATTGATCATACAATTTGTCCCTTAATTATATCATGGTGATTGTATAACCGTATCAGATTGCTTTATCAAGTATAATGTCCACTGGACATTTGAAATGAAATTGGTTGAGGAGTGAGGATAACATATTCATCTCAAGTAAAGTATTCAGTCCCTCCCTCCCCCAACCTCTGTTGAAAATATAAACTAGATTCATCTCAAGTACATGAATTTACTTAGTTCACGTATTAGGAAATTAATGAAAATGCATGTATGATTTTGTTCATGAACTAGGGAAGATCTTCTAGGAATAAATAAGATAGACGTATTAGACTAGGTATATGTTAGAAAAGTTCTATAAGTACCTGCCATTTTGTGTAAGCAAGCCGAGTGAAATAAAGAATAATTTCCTCACTTGTATTCAAAGAGAATTTGAGTGATTTGAGAGTTCTCCAACTCCCAAAAATCCCTAACAGACTCTTCTCTGAGATGGTCCCCACCAACCAAAGGACCCAACAGTGTCTTTTCCCTCTTTCATCCTTGGTGACTCAACCCGCAACCTCATCGTTACGGATGGAGGGCCTTTCCACTAGCCCCCCCCCTTTACAGTTCACTTCTTCCATAGGGGAAAGGAAGGAGGTGACGACTTTGTGATCATGGATATTGAGCCATGGTAACAAAGGTGAATGGAGTTTCCATTGTTTATATCTTAACTTTAAGATCACTCTAAATATGTATTCACCTAATGTTGCAGCTTGTATTACTTTGGAGTAGAaaaagtttttttctttttatatttccTAAAGGATCCGATCGCCCCAGTTGCAATTATGCCTCATCCAAAATGATCAATGATGGAGAAACAGAGGGAAAGCAGTAATAAGAAAGCATTCAAAACTGGCAACCTCAATAGCTGAAACATGTAACTCATTTCATACTACATATAGGAGTTCACAAGAGAACTCAAACACTACAACAAAGTAAAGAAAGATTTATCATATTCTATTAAGATTTAGAAATTTCTAGGCGTACATGTTTTGCTAATCCGAAGTCTGCAAGCTTGACAACTCCGCATGCGTCAACAAGCAAATTTGCCCCCTTAATGTCCCTACTCAACAAAACCATCCAAATGCATTAGAGTTCGGATCATATCAGCGAACCAGATAAAGCATTCATTCCAGTCAATAAGACAAGAATCCAATGAAATTCCTCAATCATATCCtagggcagcccggtgcattaagctcccgctatgcatttttgcaagaggttgtttccacggctcgaacccgtgacctcctgatcacatggcagcaactttaccagttacgccaaggctcctcAATCATAtcctaaataaaaaataaaaactgaaAGTATGGGCATCTTTATTTTTTAGGTTTTAGTATCATGTAAATGGATCATTAATATTGACTAACATTGTCACCTTCATTAAACCAGGCATTTACCTGTGTATTGTCTTAGTGCTATGCAAGTAAGCCAGCCCTGATACTATATGCCGTGTAAAATTTCgaactatagactctgtcatagCTCCACCATGTTCCCGGACATACTT
Coding sequences within:
- the LOC104246864 gene encoding protein MIZU-KUSSEI 1, producing MAFQFKNQNPKQTHHNMSSIYSSPFNQMENPALLSLLQLSTTNHHHHQNHSSKNNRDTKKSRKSSSSGGGILRMFKLLPMLTTGCKMVALLGRPRKPMLTDKATTGTLFGYKKGRVSLAIQEDPHRLPIFVIELPMLTGVFHKEMGSDIVRLALESETKTPKKKVLEEFVWAVYCNGRKFGYSIRRKNMTDDEVHVMQLLRGVSMGAGVLPCPPDQKESAADGEMTYMRVRFDRVVGSKDSEAFYMINPDGASGQELSIFFVRVH